TAACGCGACACGGCGCTTCTGACCGGCAGATAACTTGGCCGCTGGCACAAATTCGTAACCGTATAGCCCTACTCTATCTAAAGCATCCAGTAATGGTTTATCCGCAATCTGGTATTCCGTGAGCCAACGTAAGTTTTCAAGTGGTGTAAGTCCAAGCTTAATACCACCCTTATGCCCAATATAAAGAAGGTTTGCTCGGCGTTCTGCTTGCGGCAATTTAGCAGCTGATGAAGACGGCTGGGTATTCAACCATTCAATGGTACCAGAGGTGCCTTGGAACAGGCCTGCTAGCGAGCGTAACAGCGTGGTTTTCCCCGCACCATTGTCTCCCGCTATACGGTACACAGCACAGGGTGCAAAGTGATGAGTCAGCGGCTGAAACAGCGCTACGTCATCGTGAGAACAACTTAGCTCTTGTAGGTGAATACTGATAGACATTGCTGCACTTCA
The DNA window shown above is from Umboniibacter marinipuniceus and carries:
- the ccmA gene encoding cytochrome c biogenesis heme-transporting ATPase CcmA; protein product: MSISIHLQELSCSHDDVALFQPLTHHFAPCAVYRIAGDNGAGKTTLLRSLAGLFQGTSGTIEWLNTQPSSSAAKLPQAERRANLLYIGHKGGIKLGLTPLENLRWLTEYQIADKPLLDALDRVGLYGYEFVPAAKLSAGQKRRVALARLYVSQHPVWILDEPLTALDKAAVESLTDFFRQEAERGRLVILTTHQSLPIDDLVTVKLEHVPCD